A section of the Pseudomonas fluorescens genome encodes:
- a CDS encoding class I SAM-dependent methyltransferase gives MDSGLLRAIFREITIKQPFERIPEPALVMEEQQSVASYADSAAQGQALSGTHLYHCAQMCALIKPGDVVLDIGCGPAALLLQVARLNPRAEFIGMDLSQSMLEVAREACHQQGIDNVQLIEDDMTRLGMIADRSVDVVISSMALHHLENLGQLEGTFRNISRVLRNDRAIYLNDFGRLKTIESVDYFVERASDGADAETLLDYRNSLLAAFSLEEFQTLAASYLGPCAKVYSTAFSPLMMVIRTPKRRCVNVMKPEFRRRYSALPASRQADVNQLRLFLRLGGLASAF, from the coding sequence ATGGACAGCGGATTGCTGCGCGCGATATTCAGGGAAATAACGATCAAGCAACCGTTCGAGCGCATCCCCGAACCGGCCTTGGTCATGGAAGAACAGCAGAGTGTGGCGTCCTACGCCGACAGTGCCGCCCAGGGCCAGGCCTTGTCCGGCACCCACCTTTATCACTGCGCGCAGATGTGCGCGCTGATCAAGCCCGGCGATGTGGTACTGGACATCGGTTGCGGCCCGGCGGCCCTGTTGCTGCAAGTCGCACGGCTCAACCCACGGGCCGAATTCATTGGCATGGACCTGTCGCAGAGCATGCTGGAGGTGGCGCGTGAAGCGTGTCACCAGCAAGGCATCGACAACGTGCAGCTGATTGAAGATGACATGACCCGGCTCGGCATGATCGCTGACCGCAGCGTGGATGTGGTGATCTCGTCGATGGCCCTGCATCACTTGGAAAACCTCGGCCAGCTGGAAGGGACTTTTCGCAATATCTCCCGGGTGCTGCGCAATGACCGGGCGATCTACCTCAATGACTTCGGGCGCCTGAAAACCATCGAGTCGGTCGACTACTTTGTCGAGCGCGCCAGTGACGGCGCAGATGCCGAAACCCTGCTGGACTACCGCAACTCGCTGCTCGCGGCGTTTTCGCTGGAAGAGTTCCAAACCCTCGCCGCCAGCTACCTGGGGCCCTGTGCCAAGGTCTACAGCACAGCGTTCAGCCCGTTGATGATGGTGATTCGCACGCCCAAGCGGCGCTGCGTGAACGTGATGAAACCCGAGTTCCGGCGCCGCTACAGTGCCCTGCCCGCCAGCCGCCAGGCGGATGTGAACCAATTGCGCCTGTTCCTGCGCCTGGGAGGCCTGGCCAGTGCCTTTTGA
- a CDS encoding FAD-binding oxidoreductase yields MPFEPAHLALAQQQWREVLGDAGVRVDPASLERFQRDTLCSPAYARVVIAPRSPEHVSACMVIARRYGVAVHPISTGHNWGYGTAATTDERCVLMDLSGMDRILAFDEELSVVTLEPGVTQGDLARYLQEHNLPWMTPVTGAGPTCSVLGNALERGFGITPHTDHFQAVLGLEAVLADGTLYRSPMSLGFTAPCFKWGVGPYLDGLFSQSGLGVVTQMSIALVRKPEVIQPFYFWVDEEHGLEAALAGIKRILDLAPGQIGGINLMNRTRLLTMASEAPQVVGMSEAQQRAAADALGLPAWMGVGSIYCQKAQHASLKRMISLELESFASKLLFKTRGQLSAARRLLGHLPGGWSRRWQRTLDKMLQGIDLMEGQPSEVALPLAYTAGAKTLPGAPLDPARDNCGLIWYAPILPLKTQPVADFVRAMERRCHQQQMPCPVTLTSLSSRAIDCTVPLLFDRADAQASDRAHECYRQLFAQGKAQGVLPYRVPVSFMHLLTDSAGPAWQLGARLKAALDPDNLLSPGRYCATNPTPAQPMTASVVSI; encoded by the coding sequence GTGCCTTTTGAACCCGCCCACCTGGCACTTGCCCAGCAGCAGTGGCGCGAGGTACTCGGTGACGCCGGTGTGCGCGTCGATCCGGCCAGCCTTGAGCGCTTCCAGCGAGACACCTTGTGCTCCCCCGCGTATGCCAGGGTAGTGATTGCGCCACGCTCCCCCGAGCATGTGTCGGCATGCATGGTAATCGCACGGCGCTATGGGGTTGCCGTGCATCCGATCAGTACCGGGCACAACTGGGGCTACGGCACCGCCGCGACCACCGACGAGCGTTGTGTGTTGATGGACTTGTCCGGGATGGACCGGATTCTGGCGTTCGATGAGGAGCTGTCGGTGGTGACCCTGGAGCCCGGGGTGACCCAGGGTGACCTCGCCCGCTATCTGCAGGAACACAACCTGCCTTGGATGACCCCCGTCACGGGGGCCGGCCCGACCTGCAGCGTACTGGGCAACGCACTGGAGCGCGGCTTTGGCATCACGCCCCACACCGACCATTTCCAGGCAGTGCTCGGCCTCGAAGCGGTGCTGGCCGACGGCACGCTGTACCGCTCGCCGATGTCCCTCGGGTTCACCGCGCCCTGTTTCAAATGGGGCGTGGGGCCGTACCTGGATGGCCTGTTCAGCCAGAGCGGGCTGGGCGTGGTGACGCAGATGTCGATTGCCCTGGTGCGCAAGCCCGAGGTTATCCAGCCGTTTTACTTCTGGGTCGATGAAGAACACGGTCTGGAAGCGGCCCTGGCGGGCATCAAGCGCATACTCGACCTGGCTCCCGGGCAGATCGGTGGCATCAACCTGATGAACCGCACGCGGCTGCTGACCATGGCCAGTGAAGCCCCCCAGGTGGTGGGCATGAGCGAGGCACAGCAACGGGCCGCTGCCGATGCCCTGGGCTTACCCGCCTGGATGGGCGTGGGTTCGATCTATTGCCAGAAGGCGCAGCACGCCTCGCTCAAGCGCATGATCAGCCTTGAGCTGGAGTCTTTCGCCAGCAAACTGCTGTTCAAGACCCGTGGGCAGTTGAGCGCAGCACGGCGCTTGCTCGGCCATCTGCCCGGCGGCTGGTCCCGGCGCTGGCAGCGAACCCTGGACAAGATGCTGCAAGGCATCGACCTGATGGAAGGCCAACCCAGCGAAGTGGCCTTGCCGCTGGCCTACACTGCGGGCGCCAAAACGCTGCCCGGCGCGCCCCTGGACCCGGCGCGGGATAACTGCGGGCTGATCTGGTACGCACCGATCCTGCCGCTGAAGACTCAACCCGTGGCCGACTTTGTGCGCGCCATGGAGCGTCGTTGCCATCAGCAGCAAATGCCTTGCCCGGTGACGCTGACCAGCCTGTCGAGTCGCGCCATCGACTGTACCGTGCCGCTGCTGTTCGATCGCGCGGATGCCCAGGCATCGGACCGGGCCCATGAGTGTTATCGCCAGCTGTTTGCCCAAGGCAAGGCCCAGGGCGTATTGCCGTATCGCGTGCCCGTCAGCTTCATGCACCTGCTGACCGACTCCGCAGGGCCCGCCTGGCAGCTCGGGGCGCGGCTCAAGGCGGCACTGGATCCCGACAACCTGCTTTCACCGGGGCGCTACTGCGCCACCAACCCAACGCCTGCCCAGCCCATGACCGCGTCGGTGGTATCGATATGA
- a CDS encoding peroxiredoxin-like family protein produces the protein MSLKDKLQTVKDQMAQLPAEVLHKFQASLQKLLDSHLGDKALKANDKAPLAVLKDADEQDVDLRQLLDKGPLVLVFYRGLWCPFCGQALSAYQQMVTDLAASGATLVAVSAQTPEFSRKTREALGINYLLLSDADNQLARQYGLVFKLEDELDEVYRSLGADLKLFNGSEALTLPMASAFVIGQDGVIRAAFVNVDYSQRVEPQELITAASAA, from the coding sequence ATGTCGCTCAAGGACAAGCTACAAACCGTCAAGGATCAGATGGCCCAGTTGCCTGCCGAGGTCCTGCACAAATTCCAGGCATCGCTACAGAAGCTGCTCGACAGCCATCTGGGCGACAAGGCCCTGAAGGCCAACGACAAGGCGCCCCTGGCGGTACTCAAGGATGCTGACGAACAGGATGTGGACCTGCGTCAGTTACTGGATAAAGGCCCGCTGGTGCTGGTGTTCTACCGAGGCCTGTGGTGCCCCTTCTGCGGCCAGGCGTTGAGCGCCTACCAACAGATGGTCACCGACCTGGCGGCCTCGGGCGCCACCCTGGTGGCGGTGTCGGCGCAGACGCCCGAGTTCTCGCGCAAGACCCGCGAGGCCCTCGGCATCAACTACCTGCTGCTCAGCGATGCCGACAACCAGTTGGCGCGCCAGTACGGCCTCGTGTTCAAGCTCGAAGACGAGCTGGACGAGGTCTACCGCTCCCTAGGCGCCGACCTCAAGCTGTTCAACGGCTCCGAGGCCCTGACCTTGCCAATGGCAAGCGCCTTTGTCATCGGCCAGGACGGGGTGATCCGCGCCGCCTTCGTCAACGTGGACTACTCGCAACGGGTAGAACCCCAGGAATTGATCACGGCCGCCAGCGCCGCCTAA
- a CDS encoding NAD(P)/FAD-dependent oxidoreductase has translation MKRIAIMGAGVAGHLAALYFKKRLPGVDVILIGRPDRKRPIVGESTVELTTHFFKGLGLGRLLEEKHYHKYGLTYYLKLRNNPECRNYVVHEAPGVIRMPAYNLNRFSFDKDLRQIVGDHQVHMIEADVTAVDLNAGEHATHLLTLRSAADEQQQLTADWVVDATGRNRFMAKKLKLHKEATYQRSTFWLRLKDFDRSILSSITAHKDKHHCYDPYYVTHHFYGKGYWIWMIPMRSDDGNEMISIGITYRPDMIEQKISTLEAFKDKVMADHPVITELIESGQLVDTQAMHNYMYEARQYYSTEGWFLLGDAAFTFDPANSAGLAYVAQQIPQVAAMIEKDIHGSLTPAYVNCLESHIQAQLALQDTWSKWYEVMDDPFMMGWTLLFANMAYFHVVLPMYMTGDFLDGHQAQQFADLLPRYTREMQPSPLPFACLLQEIRRSNPGLSPTMMPNLYSRTINFDLYKAENRARPIYASNYYLRSALLRVRLMKMVKWSLSTHHLRLLLRHGCGAVQDLARAAVLRLKPSLFYKYGESPELLKSPFGKEGGFLDLVRRG, from the coding sequence ATGAAACGAATCGCAATCATGGGGGCCGGCGTAGCCGGTCACCTGGCCGCGCTGTACTTCAAAAAAAGGCTACCGGGTGTCGACGTCATCCTGATCGGGCGCCCGGACCGCAAGCGCCCGATCGTCGGCGAGTCCACAGTCGAGTTGACCACCCACTTCTTCAAAGGCCTGGGGCTGGGGCGCCTGTTGGAAGAAAAGCACTACCACAAGTACGGCCTGACTTATTACCTGAAGCTGCGCAACAACCCCGAGTGCCGCAACTACGTGGTGCACGAGGCCCCCGGCGTGATCCGCATGCCGGCCTACAACCTCAACCGCTTCAGTTTCGACAAGGACCTGCGCCAGATTGTCGGCGATCACCAGGTACACATGATCGAGGCTGACGTCACCGCCGTTGACCTCAATGCCGGCGAGCACGCCACCCATCTGCTGACCCTGCGCAGCGCCGCCGACGAGCAACAGCAACTGACCGCCGACTGGGTGGTGGACGCCACCGGGCGCAATCGCTTCATGGCGAAAAAGCTCAAGCTGCACAAAGAGGCGACTTACCAGCGCAGTACCTTCTGGCTGCGGCTCAAGGACTTCGACCGCAGCATCTTGTCCAGCATCACCGCGCACAAGGACAAACATCACTGCTACGACCCGTACTACGTGACCCACCATTTCTACGGCAAGGGCTACTGGATCTGGATGATCCCGATGCGCAGCGACGATGGCAACGAGATGATCAGCATCGGCATCACCTACCGCCCAGACATGATCGAGCAGAAAATCAGCACCCTGGAGGCGTTCAAGGACAAGGTCATGGCCGACCACCCGGTGATTACCGAGTTGATCGAGTCGGGCCAATTGGTCGATACCCAGGCCATGCACAACTACATGTACGAGGCGCGGCAATACTACTCGACCGAAGGCTGGTTCCTGCTGGGCGACGCAGCCTTTACCTTCGACCCGGCCAACAGCGCCGGGCTGGCCTATGTGGCGCAGCAGATCCCGCAGGTCGCGGCGATGATCGAGAAGGACATCCATGGCAGCCTGACGCCCGCCTACGTCAATTGCCTGGAGTCGCACATCCAGGCGCAACTGGCCCTGCAGGACACCTGGAGCAAGTGGTACGAGGTGATGGACGACCCGTTCATGATGGGCTGGACCCTGCTGTTCGCCAACATGGCGTACTTCCATGTGGTGCTGCCGATGTACATGACCGGGGACTTTCTCGATGGTCATCAGGCCCAGCAATTTGCCGATCTGCTGCCGCGCTACACCCGCGAGATGCAACCCTCGCCGCTGCCGTTTGCCTGCCTGCTGCAAGAGATCCGCCGCTCCAACCCGGGCTTGAGCCCGACGATGATGCCCAACCTCTACTCGCGCACCATCAACTTCGACCTGTACAAGGCCGAAAACCGCGCACGGCCGATCTACGCGTCCAACTATTACCTGCGCTCGGCCCTGCTGCGGGTGCGGCTGATGAAAATGGTCAAATGGTCGCTGTCCACGCACCACCTCAGGTTGCTGCTGCGCCATGGCTGCGGCGCGGTGCAGGACCTGGCGCGGGCTGCGGTCCTGCGTCTCAAGCCTTCGTTGTTCTACAAATATGGTGAGTCGCCGGAGCTGCTCAAATCTCCGTTCGGCAAGGAAGGTGGCTTCCTCGACCTGGTACGTCGCGGGTGA
- a CDS encoding amidase: protein MTQVRPDSTADLLERSAVQLAGLIRSKQISPVELIEQCITRLEQVQPLCNAMAVDLFEGARDAARRAEQDVLKGRPLGHLHGVPFSMKEGLGLAGQPKTCGSRLRSHTRALSTATVAARLMAAGAIPLALGNQAEMALWPETDNLVYGRTLNPYDTTRTAGGSSGGDSVLVASQCVPFALGTDGGGSIRIPAAFNGIFGLKPSRGLVPLSGHLPLDEHRVSLPVSQAVASHFAAGPLCRYAEDLGAVLQIIAGSDGIDRNIHSGYRQPAQATTLKRVFVCLPGPLKWGTPLSPAVAAAVTETGQRYADQGVDVHAWNEGCFANAFFIWLAVLKCETNIHLADYLGDGQPLSYPRALYAALAGKPLFSRGPLLASLMDSGGDRLGNPGLARFLKQRDHVQQVLAGLFDGQSILVLPVTPTVAPAHGSALKRPFDIGYCALFNVLGFPALCVPMGRLDQGCPVAVQLVAGLGQDALLLEAARFLEMEFGGWRKPPL, encoded by the coding sequence ATGACCCAGGTCCGACCTGACTCGACAGCCGATTTGCTGGAGCGAAGTGCCGTGCAACTGGCGGGGTTGATCCGCAGCAAGCAGATTTCGCCGGTGGAGTTGATCGAGCAGTGCATTACCCGCCTGGAGCAGGTCCAACCGCTCTGCAATGCGATGGCCGTCGACCTGTTCGAGGGGGCCCGCGACGCGGCACGCCGTGCCGAACAGGATGTACTCAAGGGCCGGCCACTGGGACACTTGCACGGTGTGCCCTTTTCCATGAAGGAAGGCCTGGGCCTGGCGGGGCAGCCCAAGACCTGTGGTTCGCGCTTGCGCAGCCACACCCGGGCGTTGAGTACCGCCACGGTCGCCGCGCGGCTGATGGCCGCCGGCGCCATCCCCCTGGCCCTGGGCAATCAGGCAGAAATGGCGCTGTGGCCCGAGACGGACAACCTGGTGTATGGCCGCACACTCAACCCCTACGACACCACACGCACCGCCGGTGGCAGCAGCGGCGGCGACTCGGTGCTGGTTGCCAGCCAATGCGTGCCCTTTGCCCTGGGCACCGACGGTGGCGGTTCGATCCGTATCCCGGCGGCGTTCAATGGGATCTTTGGCTTGAAACCGTCACGGGGCCTGGTACCGCTGAGCGGGCACCTGCCGCTGGACGAGCACCGCGTGTCGCTGCCGGTGTCTCAGGCCGTCGCCAGCCACTTTGCGGCAGGCCCCCTGTGCCGCTATGCCGAAGACCTCGGCGCAGTGCTACAGATCATCGCCGGCAGCGACGGGATCGACCGCAATATCCACTCGGGCTATCGGCAGCCAGCCCAGGCGACAACGCTCAAGCGCGTATTCGTCTGCCTGCCCGGCCCACTCAAGTGGGGCACCCCCCTCTCGCCCGCCGTGGCCGCGGCCGTGACCGAGACCGGCCAGCGTTATGCTGACCAGGGTGTGGACGTGCACGCCTGGAATGAAGGCTGTTTTGCCAACGCCTTTTTTATCTGGCTGGCCGTGCTCAAGTGCGAGACGAACATTCACCTGGCCGACTACCTCGGGGATGGGCAGCCATTGAGTTATCCACGGGCGCTGTATGCCGCCCTGGCCGGCAAGCCGCTGTTCTCCCGCGGGCCACTGCTCGCCAGCCTGATGGACAGCGGCGGCGATCGGCTCGGTAACCCGGGGCTCGCGCGGTTCCTGAAGCAGCGCGATCACGTGCAGCAGGTCCTGGCCGGGCTGTTCGACGGCCAGAGCATTTTGGTGTTGCCGGTCACGCCGACCGTTGCACCCGCCCATGGCAGCGCCCTGAAGCGTCCGTTCGATATCGGCTATTGCGCGCTGTTCAATGTGCTCGGCTTTCCGGCTCTTTGCGTGCCCATGGGACGCCTCGACCAGGGCTGCCCGGTGGCTGTGCAGCTGGTGGCCGGGCTGGGGCAGGACGCGTTGTTACTGGAAGCCGCGCGCTTTCTGGAAATGGAATTCGGCGGCTGGCGCAAGCCCCCGCTCTAA
- a CDS encoding cation:proton antiporter → MQTTTSAITLQPTVPAGGQSAVGSQAEHLTLLFLIQLIVIFSASRLISWLSTRCLGQTPVAGEILAGLVLGPSLLGYFFPELLSSIFVPQTSTAFVATAQVGLILLMFQVGLEFEFGAHLKGRKRSIMAISLGGLLVPFASGFLVAEYFWQQIVGDKPPLLAFQLFFATALSITALPILGRIFMELGLSRSRVATLTIGAAAIDDVCGWLILGGVTSIIASNFSVWASLGRILALAVFIVLVLWVVRPLVLRWIIGDLERKPLSAQGISLMLIVLFGSAVITNLIGVFSIIGGFIIGVALHTHRPFVTQWNAKVSGLVNAFFLPVFFAYTGLRTDIGSLNGDTALLNCFLVCLVAFASKFLGAYGASRWLGETPRNSALIGVCMNTRALMELVVLNVGYDLGVLPKEYFTMLVIMAIISTFIASPLIRLLTSEERRVPLGQPAVK, encoded by the coding sequence ATGCAAACCACTACCAGCGCTATCACGCTACAACCCACTGTGCCAGCAGGCGGGCAATCGGCCGTGGGCTCCCAGGCCGAGCACTTGACCTTGTTGTTCCTGATCCAGCTGATCGTGATCTTCAGCGCCAGCCGCCTGATCTCCTGGCTCAGCACCCGCTGCCTGGGGCAAACCCCGGTGGCCGGGGAGATTCTCGCCGGGCTGGTCCTGGGCCCGAGCCTTCTGGGCTATTTTTTCCCGGAACTGCTCAGCAGCATCTTTGTGCCGCAAACCTCCACCGCCTTTGTCGCCACGGCCCAGGTCGGCCTGATTCTGTTGATGTTCCAGGTGGGCCTGGAATTTGAATTCGGCGCCCACCTCAAGGGGCGCAAACGCTCGATCATGGCGATCAGCCTGGGCGGCCTGCTGGTGCCGTTTGCCAGTGGTTTCCTGGTGGCCGAGTACTTCTGGCAGCAGATCGTCGGCGACAAGCCACCGTTGCTGGCGTTCCAGCTGTTTTTTGCCACGGCGTTGTCGATCACCGCCCTGCCGATCCTTGGGCGGATCTTCATGGAACTGGGGTTGTCCCGCTCCCGCGTGGCCACCCTGACGATTGGTGCGGCGGCCATCGATGATGTGTGCGGCTGGCTGATTCTCGGTGGGGTGACGTCGATCATCGCGTCCAACTTCAGTGTGTGGGCCTCCCTCGGCAGGATCCTCGCGCTGGCGGTGTTTATCGTGCTGGTGCTGTGGGTGGTGCGGCCCTTGGTGCTGCGCTGGATCATCGGCGACCTGGAGCGCAAACCGCTGTCGGCCCAGGGCATTTCCCTGATGCTGATCGTGCTGTTTGGCAGTGCGGTGATCACCAACCTGATCGGCGTATTTTCGATTATTGGCGGTTTTATCATCGGCGTCGCCCTGCACACCCATCGGCCCTTTGTCACGCAGTGGAATGCCAAGGTCAGTGGCCTGGTCAATGCGTTTTTCCTGCCGGTGTTCTTTGCCTACACCGGATTGCGCACCGACATCGGCTCGCTCAACGGCGACACGGCGCTGCTCAATTGCTTTTTGGTCTGCCTGGTGGCGTTCGCCAGCAAATTCCTCGGTGCCTATGGCGCCAGCCGCTGGCTGGGCGAAACACCGCGCAACAGTGCATTGATCGGCGTGTGCATGAACACCCGGGCGCTGATGGAACTGGTGGTGCTTAACGTGGGCTATGACTTGGGGGTATTGCCCAAGGAATACTTCACCATGTTGGTGATCATGGCCATCATCAGCACCTTTATCGCCTCGCCTCTGATTCGCTTGCTGACCAGCGAAGAGCGGCGCGTACCGCTGGGCCAGCCTGCGGTGAAATAG
- a CDS encoding OprD family outer membrane porin — MECALRRLARVSMSLTVSLSAGAAYADNSLGQRDNLSTGINERQKAELAVAPGFVSGSSLNGLLRNYYLGRDNHNTPSRRDQREWVQGVYLSFRSGYTDTPIGVGLDVHGFYGLKLDGGGGSGGAGLLPLDSEGAPQSDFSSAGAALKLRGFDSLMQAGDQYLENPLIASGVSRVFPQTFRGVTLKHYSLDHLTLDAGWVDSTRQRNQSGQSHLTTSYGSGNKAGVAADRESSSMSWLGGVYAVPGAMTLTLYGGQLSDIWNQYYAAASYPFKLAPTLTLTPYLRYFNTRDQGQSRLGSIDNNTYSGGLTLSGAGQSLTLGVQKVDGDTPFDYMIQDDRTFLYLGNSQQYADFNAPGEKSWKIQYQTNLAFINAPDLQLSTSYTRGEADLTRVDPNSAGYGYIYNAAGKDAHHWERDVALRYAVPDGKAKGLNLTLRWATHRSAQGYTAPGNTRGNSNADEYRVIVDYPFSVF; from the coding sequence ATGGAATGTGCCCTGAGACGGCTGGCACGGGTGTCGATGTCGCTGACGGTGTCACTGTCGGCAGGGGCCGCGTACGCCGACAACTCCCTTGGCCAGCGGGACAACCTCAGCACCGGTATCAATGAACGGCAGAAGGCTGAGCTGGCGGTCGCGCCGGGGTTTGTCAGTGGTTCGTCCCTCAATGGCTTGCTGCGCAATTACTACCTGGGCCGCGATAACCACAACACCCCGTCACGGCGTGACCAGCGCGAATGGGTGCAGGGCGTGTACCTGTCCTTTCGTTCGGGATACACCGACACCCCCATTGGCGTGGGGCTGGATGTGCATGGCTTTTATGGGCTCAAGCTGGATGGCGGCGGGGGCAGTGGCGGGGCCGGGTTGCTGCCGCTGGACTCAGAAGGTGCTCCGCAGTCGGACTTCTCCTCTGCGGGCGCCGCCCTCAAGTTGCGTGGGTTTGACAGCCTGATGCAGGCGGGTGACCAGTACCTTGAAAACCCGCTGATCGCCAGTGGTGTCAGCCGCGTTTTTCCGCAGACATTTCGCGGCGTCACGCTCAAGCACTACAGCCTGGACCACCTGACCCTGGACGCCGGTTGGGTCGACTCCACGCGCCAGCGCAACCAGAGCGGCCAAAGTCATTTGACCACCAGTTACGGCAGCGGCAACAAGGCTGGAGTGGCCGCCGATCGCGAGAGCTCGTCCATGAGTTGGCTGGGCGGTGTCTATGCAGTGCCGGGGGCAATGACACTGACCCTGTATGGCGGCCAACTGAGCGATATCTGGAACCAGTACTACGCCGCCGCCAGCTACCCCTTCAAGCTGGCGCCAACGCTGACGCTGACGCCGTACCTGCGCTATTTCAATACCCGCGATCAGGGCCAGAGCCGGTTGGGCAGTATCGACAACAACACCTACAGCGGTGGCCTGACCCTGTCCGGAGCCGGTCAAAGCCTGACCCTGGGGGTGCAGAAAGTGGATGGGGACACGCCGTTCGACTACATGATCCAGGACGACCGGACCTTCCTCTACCTGGGCAACTCCCAGCAATACGCAGACTTCAACGCGCCGGGAGAAAAGTCCTGGAAGATCCAATACCAGACGAACCTGGCGTTTATCAACGCGCCGGATCTGCAACTCAGCACCTCATACACCCGGGGTGAAGCAGACTTGACCCGGGTCGATCCCAACAGCGCCGGTTACGGCTACATCTACAACGCTGCCGGTAAAGATGCCCACCATTGGGAACGGGACGTCGCCCTGCGGTATGCCGTACCGGACGGCAAGGCCAAAGGCTTGAACCTGACCCTGCGCTGGGCCACGCACCGCTCAGCGCAGGGATACACCGCGCCAGGCAATACCCGGGGCAATTCAAATGCCGATGAGTACCGTGTGATTGTCGATTACCCGTTCAGCGTTTTTTAG
- a CDS encoding HlyD family secretion protein, with product MNLKKIIPQLITLVVVLLALVLGWFAWEHYTRSPWTRDARVRADVVTLPADVSGLIVSLRVQDNQHVTKGDVLLEIDPARYALAVEHARRSVDVAKATLGQSQAAIIASEAQLKQRQSEERRRRSLKQGFAISGEEWEKSSTDVAVAQAQLLSNQANLALAEANVQLAKAALTQAELDLQRTRVIAPVSGYVTNLLTRQGDYATAGGALLALVDSESFYVSGYFEETKLPRIAEGDRVRIQLMSGETFGGTVQSIAFAITDRENSPGSRLLANINPSYTWVKLAQRVPVRIGIDPGYASQGRLRAGTTATVTVLEQQEPR from the coding sequence ATGAACTTGAAAAAAATCATCCCCCAACTGATTACCCTGGTGGTGGTCTTGCTGGCGCTGGTACTGGGTTGGTTCGCTTGGGAGCATTACACCCGCTCGCCCTGGACCCGCGACGCGCGTGTGCGTGCCGATGTGGTGACACTGCCGGCGGATGTCTCCGGGTTGATCGTCAGCCTGCGGGTGCAGGATAACCAGCATGTGACCAAGGGCGATGTGCTGCTGGAAATCGATCCGGCGCGCTACGCCCTGGCGGTCGAGCATGCACGGCGTTCGGTGGACGTGGCCAAGGCCACCCTGGGCCAGTCCCAGGCGGCGATCATCGCCAGCGAGGCGCAGCTCAAGCAGCGCCAGAGCGAGGAGCGGCGGCGACGCAGCCTCAAGCAGGGGTTTGCCATCTCCGGCGAGGAATGGGAGAAGTCCAGTACCGACGTGGCGGTTGCCCAGGCGCAACTGTTGAGCAACCAGGCCAATCTCGCACTGGCCGAGGCCAATGTGCAGTTGGCCAAGGCGGCATTGACCCAGGCAGAGCTCGATTTGCAACGCACCCGGGTCATCGCGCCGGTCAGTGGCTACGTGACTAACCTGTTGACGCGCCAGGGCGACTACGCCACCGCCGGCGGTGCCTTGCTGGCGTTGGTGGACAGCGAGTCCTTCTATGTCAGTGGCTATTTCGAGGAAACCAAGCTGCCACGGATTGCCGAGGGCGACCGTGTCCGGATTCAGCTGATGAGCGGCGAAACCTTTGGTGGCACTGTACAGAGCATCGCGTTCGCCATCACCGACCGGGAGAATTCCCCGGGCAGTCGCTTGTTGGCCAACATCAACCCCAGCTACACCTGGGTCAAGCTGGCACAGCGGGTGCCGGTCCGGATCGGCATTGATCCTGGGTACGCCAGCCAGGGCCGTTTGCGGGCGGGCACCACGGCGACCGTGACCGTGCTGGAACAACAGGAGCCGCGTTGA
- a CDS encoding DUF1656 domain-containing protein, with protein MPIDFEVGGVYLPPIAQALLLALPVFMLLDWGLRRLGVLRRVWHEALFEGALYACVCAVVILVMGTP; from the coding sequence TTGCCGATTGATTTCGAGGTGGGCGGCGTGTACCTGCCGCCGATTGCCCAGGCCCTGCTGTTGGCGTTGCCGGTGTTCATGCTGCTGGACTGGGGGTTGCGCCGCCTGGGCGTGTTACGGCGGGTCTGGCACGAGGCGCTGTTTGAAGGGGCGCTTTATGCCTGCGTCTGTGCTGTGGTCATTTTAGTGATGGGAACCCCATGA